A genomic region of Pseudorca crassidens isolate mPseCra1 chromosome 10, mPseCra1.hap1, whole genome shotgun sequence contains the following coding sequences:
- the MAPK13 gene encoding mitogen-activated protein kinase 13 isoform X4 — translation MNFTWKKGFYKQDVNKTAWELPKTYVSLTHVGSGAYGAVCSAIEKQSGEKVAIKKLSRPFQSEIFAKRAYRELLLLKHMQHENVIGLLDVFTPASSLRNFHDFFTTKETSLPVPTGFASTYLTISWGRSYLVMPFMQMDLQKIMGMEFGEDKIQYLVYQMLKGLKYIHSAGVIHRDLKPGNLAVNEDCELKILDFGLARQADAEMTGYVVTRWYRAPEVILSWMHYNQTVDIWSVGCIMAEMLTGKTLFKGKDYLDQLTQILKVTGVPDAEFVQKLNDKAAKSYIQSLPQTPKKDFSQLFQHASPQAADLLEKMLELDMDKRLTASQALTHPFFESCRDPEEETEAQQPFDDFLEQEKLTVDEWKHHIYKEIVNFSPIARKDSRRRSGMKLQ, via the exons ATGAACTTCACCTGGAAAAAGGGCTTCTACAAGCAGGACGTCAACAAGACCGCCTGGGAGCTGCCCAAGACCTACGTGTCCCTGACGCACGTAGGCAGCGGGGCCTACGGCGCCGTGTG CTCAGCCATCGAGAAGCAGTCaggggagaaggtggccatcaaGAAACTGAGCCGGCCCTTCCAGTCTGAGATCTTTGCCAAGCGGGCCTATCGCGAGCTGCTGCTGCTGAAGCACATGCAGCATGAGAAC GTCATCGGACTCCTGGATGTCTTCACCCCAGCCTCTTCCCTGCGCAACTTTCATGATTT CTTTACCACCAAAGAGACATCGTTGCCAGTCCCCACAGGGTTTGCATCAACCTACCTCACCATTTCCTGGGGACGCAG CTACCTGGTGATGCCCTTCATGCAAATGGACCTGCAGAAGATCATGGGAATGGAGTTCGGTGAGGACAAGATCCAGTACCTGGTGTATCAGATGCTCAAAGGTCTTAAG TACATCCACTCAGCTGGGGTCATCCACAGG GACCTGAAGCCAGGCAACCTTGCTGTCAATGAGGATTGTGAGCTGAAG attttggattttgGGTTGGCACGGCAAGCAGATGCAGAGATGACCGGCTATGTGGTGACCCGCTGGTACCGGGCCCCTGAGGTGATCCTCAGCTGGATGCACTACAACCAGACTG TGGACATCTGGTCTGTGGGCTGTATCATGGCGGAGATGCTGACGGGGAAAACTCTGTTCAAGGGGAAAGATT ACCTGGACCAGCTGACGCAGATCCTGAAAGTGACGGGGGTGCCGGACGCTGAGTTTGTGCAGAAGTTGAATGACAAAGCG gccaAATCCTACATCCAGTCCCTGCCACAAACCCCCAAGAAGGATTTCTCTCAGCTCTTCCAGCATGCCAGCCCCCAGG CTGCAGACCTGCTGGAGAAGATGCTGGAGCTGGACATGGACAAGCGCCTGACCGCCTCTCAGGCCCTCACGCACCCCTTCTTTGAATCCTGCCGGGACcctgaggaggaaacagaggcccagcagCCATTTGATGATTTCTTAGAACAGGAGAAACTCACAGTGGATGAATGGAAGC ACCACATTTACAAGGAGATTGTGAACTTCAGCCCCATCGCCCGGAAGGACTCTCGGCGCCGGAGTGGCATGAAGCTGCAGTGA
- the MAPK13 gene encoding mitogen-activated protein kinase 13 isoform X5: protein MNFTWKKGFYKQDVNKTAWELPKTYVSLTHVGSGAYGAVCSAIEKQSGEKVAIKKLSRPFQSEIFAKRAYRELLLLKHMQHENVIGLLDVFTPASSLRNFHDFYLVMPFMQMDLQKIMGMEFGEDKIQYLVYQMLKGLKYIHSAGVIHRDLKPGNLAVNEDCELKILDFGLARQADAEMTGYVVTRWYRAPEVILSWMHYNQTVDIWSVGCIMAEMLTGKTLFKGKDYLDQLTQILKVTGVPDAEFVQKLNDKAAKSYIQSLPQTPKKDFSQLFQHASPQAADLLEKMLELDMDKRLTASQALTHPFFESCRDPEEETEAQQPFDDFLEQEKLTVDEWKHHIYKEIVNFSPIARKDSRRRSGMKLQ from the exons ATGAACTTCACCTGGAAAAAGGGCTTCTACAAGCAGGACGTCAACAAGACCGCCTGGGAGCTGCCCAAGACCTACGTGTCCCTGACGCACGTAGGCAGCGGGGCCTACGGCGCCGTGTG CTCAGCCATCGAGAAGCAGTCaggggagaaggtggccatcaaGAAACTGAGCCGGCCCTTCCAGTCTGAGATCTTTGCCAAGCGGGCCTATCGCGAGCTGCTGCTGCTGAAGCACATGCAGCATGAGAAC GTCATCGGACTCCTGGATGTCTTCACCCCAGCCTCTTCCCTGCGCAACTTTCATGATTT CTACCTGGTGATGCCCTTCATGCAAATGGACCTGCAGAAGATCATGGGAATGGAGTTCGGTGAGGACAAGATCCAGTACCTGGTGTATCAGATGCTCAAAGGTCTTAAG TACATCCACTCAGCTGGGGTCATCCACAGG GACCTGAAGCCAGGCAACCTTGCTGTCAATGAGGATTGTGAGCTGAAG attttggattttgGGTTGGCACGGCAAGCAGATGCAGAGATGACCGGCTATGTGGTGACCCGCTGGTACCGGGCCCCTGAGGTGATCCTCAGCTGGATGCACTACAACCAGACTG TGGACATCTGGTCTGTGGGCTGTATCATGGCGGAGATGCTGACGGGGAAAACTCTGTTCAAGGGGAAAGATT ACCTGGACCAGCTGACGCAGATCCTGAAAGTGACGGGGGTGCCGGACGCTGAGTTTGTGCAGAAGTTGAATGACAAAGCG gccaAATCCTACATCCAGTCCCTGCCACAAACCCCCAAGAAGGATTTCTCTCAGCTCTTCCAGCATGCCAGCCCCCAGG CTGCAGACCTGCTGGAGAAGATGCTGGAGCTGGACATGGACAAGCGCCTGACCGCCTCTCAGGCCCTCACGCACCCCTTCTTTGAATCCTGCCGGGACcctgaggaggaaacagaggcccagcagCCATTTGATGATTTCTTAGAACAGGAGAAACTCACAGTGGATGAATGGAAGC ACCACATTTACAAGGAGATTGTGAACTTCAGCCCCATCGCCCGGAAGGACTCTCGGCGCCGGAGTGGCATGAAGCTGCAGTGA
- the MAPK13 gene encoding mitogen-activated protein kinase 13 isoform X2: MNFTWKKGFYKQDVNKTAWELPKTYVSLTHVGSGAYGAVCSAIEKQSGEKVAIKKLSRPFQSEIFAKRAYRELLLLKHMQHENVIGLLDVFTPASSLRNFHDFYLVMPFMQMDLQKIMGMEFGEDKIQYLVYQMLKGLKYIHSAGVIHRDLKPGNLAVNEDCELKILDFGLARQADAEMTGYVVTRWYRAPEVILSWMHYNQTVDIWSVGCIMAEMLTGKTLFKGKDYLDQLTQILKVTGVPDAEFVQKLNDKAAKSYIQSLPQTPKKDFSQLFQHASPQAADLLEKMLELDMDKRLTASQALTHPFFESCRDPEEETEAQQPFDDFLEQEKLTVDEWKRKGSGPRAASSLCLQHPSPLPASFSCLPSAGPNPLLETITSFSLSEYRLLCALLSPCAELTFCSTLCLLGEGGSLLPSAPRTP, encoded by the exons ATGAACTTCACCTGGAAAAAGGGCTTCTACAAGCAGGACGTCAACAAGACCGCCTGGGAGCTGCCCAAGACCTACGTGTCCCTGACGCACGTAGGCAGCGGGGCCTACGGCGCCGTGTG CTCAGCCATCGAGAAGCAGTCaggggagaaggtggccatcaaGAAACTGAGCCGGCCCTTCCAGTCTGAGATCTTTGCCAAGCGGGCCTATCGCGAGCTGCTGCTGCTGAAGCACATGCAGCATGAGAAC GTCATCGGACTCCTGGATGTCTTCACCCCAGCCTCTTCCCTGCGCAACTTTCATGATTT CTACCTGGTGATGCCCTTCATGCAAATGGACCTGCAGAAGATCATGGGAATGGAGTTCGGTGAGGACAAGATCCAGTACCTGGTGTATCAGATGCTCAAAGGTCTTAAG TACATCCACTCAGCTGGGGTCATCCACAGG GACCTGAAGCCAGGCAACCTTGCTGTCAATGAGGATTGTGAGCTGAAG attttggattttgGGTTGGCACGGCAAGCAGATGCAGAGATGACCGGCTATGTGGTGACCCGCTGGTACCGGGCCCCTGAGGTGATCCTCAGCTGGATGCACTACAACCAGACTG TGGACATCTGGTCTGTGGGCTGTATCATGGCGGAGATGCTGACGGGGAAAACTCTGTTCAAGGGGAAAGATT ACCTGGACCAGCTGACGCAGATCCTGAAAGTGACGGGGGTGCCGGACGCTGAGTTTGTGCAGAAGTTGAATGACAAAGCG gccaAATCCTACATCCAGTCCCTGCCACAAACCCCCAAGAAGGATTTCTCTCAGCTCTTCCAGCATGCCAGCCCCCAGG CTGCAGACCTGCTGGAGAAGATGCTGGAGCTGGACATGGACAAGCGCCTGACCGCCTCTCAGGCCCTCACGCACCCCTTCTTTGAATCCTGCCGGGACcctgaggaggaaacagaggcccagcagCCATTTGATGATTTCTTAGAACAGGAGAAACTCACAGTGGATGAATGGAAGCGTAAGGGCTCGGGGCCTCGggctgcttcctctctctgcctgcaGCACCCCTCTCCTCTGCCTGCTTCGTTTTCCTGCCTGCCCTCAGCCGGTCCCAACCCCCTCCTGGAGACTATCACCTCTTTCTCTCTGAGCGAATATCGTCTCCTGTGTGCACTTCTTTCTCCCTGCGCTGAGCTGACTTTCTGCTCCACACTATGTCTGTTGGGAGAGGGGGGCTCTCTCTTGCCCTCAGCACCCCGTACCCCTTGA
- the MAPK13 gene encoding mitogen-activated protein kinase 13 isoform X1, producing MNFTWKKGFYKQDVNKTAWELPKTYVSLTHVGSGAYGAVCSAIEKQSGEKVAIKKLSRPFQSEIFAKRAYRELLLLKHMQHENVIGLLDVFTPASSLRNFHDFFTTKETSLPVPTGFASTYLTISWGRSYLVMPFMQMDLQKIMGMEFGEDKIQYLVYQMLKGLKYIHSAGVIHRDLKPGNLAVNEDCELKILDFGLARQADAEMTGYVVTRWYRAPEVILSWMHYNQTVDIWSVGCIMAEMLTGKTLFKGKDYLDQLTQILKVTGVPDAEFVQKLNDKAAKSYIQSLPQTPKKDFSQLFQHASPQAADLLEKMLELDMDKRLTASQALTHPFFESCRDPEEETEAQQPFDDFLEQEKLTVDEWKRKGSGPRAASSLCLQHPSPLPASFSCLPSAGPNPLLETITSFSLSEYRLLCALLSPCAELTFCSTLCLLGEGGSLLPSAPRTP from the exons ATGAACTTCACCTGGAAAAAGGGCTTCTACAAGCAGGACGTCAACAAGACCGCCTGGGAGCTGCCCAAGACCTACGTGTCCCTGACGCACGTAGGCAGCGGGGCCTACGGCGCCGTGTG CTCAGCCATCGAGAAGCAGTCaggggagaaggtggccatcaaGAAACTGAGCCGGCCCTTCCAGTCTGAGATCTTTGCCAAGCGGGCCTATCGCGAGCTGCTGCTGCTGAAGCACATGCAGCATGAGAAC GTCATCGGACTCCTGGATGTCTTCACCCCAGCCTCTTCCCTGCGCAACTTTCATGATTT CTTTACCACCAAAGAGACATCGTTGCCAGTCCCCACAGGGTTTGCATCAACCTACCTCACCATTTCCTGGGGACGCAG CTACCTGGTGATGCCCTTCATGCAAATGGACCTGCAGAAGATCATGGGAATGGAGTTCGGTGAGGACAAGATCCAGTACCTGGTGTATCAGATGCTCAAAGGTCTTAAG TACATCCACTCAGCTGGGGTCATCCACAGG GACCTGAAGCCAGGCAACCTTGCTGTCAATGAGGATTGTGAGCTGAAG attttggattttgGGTTGGCACGGCAAGCAGATGCAGAGATGACCGGCTATGTGGTGACCCGCTGGTACCGGGCCCCTGAGGTGATCCTCAGCTGGATGCACTACAACCAGACTG TGGACATCTGGTCTGTGGGCTGTATCATGGCGGAGATGCTGACGGGGAAAACTCTGTTCAAGGGGAAAGATT ACCTGGACCAGCTGACGCAGATCCTGAAAGTGACGGGGGTGCCGGACGCTGAGTTTGTGCAGAAGTTGAATGACAAAGCG gccaAATCCTACATCCAGTCCCTGCCACAAACCCCCAAGAAGGATTTCTCTCAGCTCTTCCAGCATGCCAGCCCCCAGG CTGCAGACCTGCTGGAGAAGATGCTGGAGCTGGACATGGACAAGCGCCTGACCGCCTCTCAGGCCCTCACGCACCCCTTCTTTGAATCCTGCCGGGACcctgaggaggaaacagaggcccagcagCCATTTGATGATTTCTTAGAACAGGAGAAACTCACAGTGGATGAATGGAAGCGTAAGGGCTCGGGGCCTCGggctgcttcctctctctgcctgcaGCACCCCTCTCCTCTGCCTGCTTCGTTTTCCTGCCTGCCCTCAGCCGGTCCCAACCCCCTCCTGGAGACTATCACCTCTTTCTCTCTGAGCGAATATCGTCTCCTGTGTGCACTTCTTTCTCCCTGCGCTGAGCTGACTTTCTGCTCCACACTATGTCTGTTGGGAGAGGGGGGCTCTCTCTTGCCCTCAGCACCCCGTACCCCTTGA
- the MAPK13 gene encoding mitogen-activated protein kinase 13 isoform X8: protein MPFMQMDLQKIMGMEFGEDKIQYLVYQMLKGLKYIHSAGVIHRDLKPGNLAVNEDCELKILDFGLARQADAEMTGYVVTRWYRAPEVILSWMHYNQTVDIWSVGCIMAEMLTGKTLFKGKDYLDQLTQILKVTGVPDAEFVQKLNDKAAKSYIQSLPQTPKKDFSQLFQHASPQAADLLEKMLELDMDKRLTASQALTHPFFESCRDPEEETEAQQPFDDFLEQEKLTVDEWKRKGSGPRAASSLCLQHPSPLPASFSCLPSAGPNPLLETITSFSLSEYRLLCALLSPCAELTFCSTLCLLGEGGSLLPSAPRTP, encoded by the exons ATGCCCTTCATGCAAATGGACCTGCAGAAGATCATGGGAATGGAGTTCGGTGAGGACAAGATCCAGTACCTGGTGTATCAGATGCTCAAAGGTCTTAAG TACATCCACTCAGCTGGGGTCATCCACAGG GACCTGAAGCCAGGCAACCTTGCTGTCAATGAGGATTGTGAGCTGAAG attttggattttgGGTTGGCACGGCAAGCAGATGCAGAGATGACCGGCTATGTGGTGACCCGCTGGTACCGGGCCCCTGAGGTGATCCTCAGCTGGATGCACTACAACCAGACTG TGGACATCTGGTCTGTGGGCTGTATCATGGCGGAGATGCTGACGGGGAAAACTCTGTTCAAGGGGAAAGATT ACCTGGACCAGCTGACGCAGATCCTGAAAGTGACGGGGGTGCCGGACGCTGAGTTTGTGCAGAAGTTGAATGACAAAGCG gccaAATCCTACATCCAGTCCCTGCCACAAACCCCCAAGAAGGATTTCTCTCAGCTCTTCCAGCATGCCAGCCCCCAGG CTGCAGACCTGCTGGAGAAGATGCTGGAGCTGGACATGGACAAGCGCCTGACCGCCTCTCAGGCCCTCACGCACCCCTTCTTTGAATCCTGCCGGGACcctgaggaggaaacagaggcccagcagCCATTTGATGATTTCTTAGAACAGGAGAAACTCACAGTGGATGAATGGAAGCGTAAGGGCTCGGGGCCTCGggctgcttcctctctctgcctgcaGCACCCCTCTCCTCTGCCTGCTTCGTTTTCCTGCCTGCCCTCAGCCGGTCCCAACCCCCTCCTGGAGACTATCACCTCTTTCTCTCTGAGCGAATATCGTCTCCTGTGTGCACTTCTTTCTCCCTGCGCTGAGCTGACTTTCTGCTCCACACTATGTCTGTTGGGAGAGGGGGGCTCTCTCTTGCCCTCAGCACCCCGTACCCCTTGA
- the MAPK13 gene encoding mitogen-activated protein kinase 13 isoform X3, with protein MNFTWKKGFYKQDVNKTAWELPKTYVSLTHVGSGAYGAVWSSDSWMSSPQPLPCATFMICESGCAGFQDICRPYLTLGSNYLVMPFMQMDLQKIMGMEFGEDKIQYLVYQMLKGLKYIHSAGVIHRDLKPGNLAVNEDCELKILDFGLARQADAEMTGYVVTRWYRAPEVILSWMHYNQTVDIWSVGCIMAEMLTGKTLFKGKDYLDQLTQILKVTGVPDAEFVQKLNDKAAKSYIQSLPQTPKKDFSQLFQHASPQAADLLEKMLELDMDKRLTASQALTHPFFESCRDPEEETEAQQPFDDFLEQEKLTVDEWKRKGSGPRAASSLCLQHPSPLPASFSCLPSAGPNPLLETITSFSLSEYRLLCALLSPCAELTFCSTLCLLGEGGSLLPSAPRTP; from the exons ATGAACTTCACCTGGAAAAAGGGCTTCTACAAGCAGGACGTCAACAAGACCGCCTGGGAGCTGCCCAAGACCTACGTGTCCCTGACGCACGTAGGCAGCGGGGCCTACGGCGCCGTGTG GTCATCGGACTCCTGGATGTCTTCACCCCAGCCTCTTCCCTGCGCAACTTTCATGATTTGTGAGTCGGGCTGCGCTGGGTTCCAGGACATTTGCAGGCCTTACTTGACACTGGGGAGCAA CTACCTGGTGATGCCCTTCATGCAAATGGACCTGCAGAAGATCATGGGAATGGAGTTCGGTGAGGACAAGATCCAGTACCTGGTGTATCAGATGCTCAAAGGTCTTAAG TACATCCACTCAGCTGGGGTCATCCACAGG GACCTGAAGCCAGGCAACCTTGCTGTCAATGAGGATTGTGAGCTGAAG attttggattttgGGTTGGCACGGCAAGCAGATGCAGAGATGACCGGCTATGTGGTGACCCGCTGGTACCGGGCCCCTGAGGTGATCCTCAGCTGGATGCACTACAACCAGACTG TGGACATCTGGTCTGTGGGCTGTATCATGGCGGAGATGCTGACGGGGAAAACTCTGTTCAAGGGGAAAGATT ACCTGGACCAGCTGACGCAGATCCTGAAAGTGACGGGGGTGCCGGACGCTGAGTTTGTGCAGAAGTTGAATGACAAAGCG gccaAATCCTACATCCAGTCCCTGCCACAAACCCCCAAGAAGGATTTCTCTCAGCTCTTCCAGCATGCCAGCCCCCAGG CTGCAGACCTGCTGGAGAAGATGCTGGAGCTGGACATGGACAAGCGCCTGACCGCCTCTCAGGCCCTCACGCACCCCTTCTTTGAATCCTGCCGGGACcctgaggaggaaacagaggcccagcagCCATTTGATGATTTCTTAGAACAGGAGAAACTCACAGTGGATGAATGGAAGCGTAAGGGCTCGGGGCCTCGggctgcttcctctctctgcctgcaGCACCCCTCTCCTCTGCCTGCTTCGTTTTCCTGCCTGCCCTCAGCCGGTCCCAACCCCCTCCTGGAGACTATCACCTCTTTCTCTCTGAGCGAATATCGTCTCCTGTGTGCACTTCTTTCTCCCTGCGCTGAGCTGACTTTCTGCTCCACACTATGTCTGTTGGGAGAGGGGGGCTCTCTCTTGCCCTCAGCACCCCGTACCCCTTGA
- the MAPK13 gene encoding mitogen-activated protein kinase 13 isoform X6: MRTSSDSWMSSPQPLPCATFMICESGCAGFQDICRPYLTLGSNYLVMPFMQMDLQKIMGMEFGEDKIQYLVYQMLKGLKYIHSAGVIHRDLKPGNLAVNEDCELKILDFGLARQADAEMTGYVVTRWYRAPEVILSWMHYNQTVDIWSVGCIMAEMLTGKTLFKGKDYLDQLTQILKVTGVPDAEFVQKLNDKAAKSYIQSLPQTPKKDFSQLFQHASPQAADLLEKMLELDMDKRLTASQALTHPFFESCRDPEEETEAQQPFDDFLEQEKLTVDEWKRKGSGPRAASSLCLQHPSPLPASFSCLPSAGPNPLLETITSFSLSEYRLLCALLSPCAELTFCSTLCLLGEGGSLLPSAPRTP; this comes from the exons ATGAGAAC GTCATCGGACTCCTGGATGTCTTCACCCCAGCCTCTTCCCTGCGCAACTTTCATGATTTGTGAGTCGGGCTGCGCTGGGTTCCAGGACATTTGCAGGCCTTACTTGACACTGGGGAGCAA CTACCTGGTGATGCCCTTCATGCAAATGGACCTGCAGAAGATCATGGGAATGGAGTTCGGTGAGGACAAGATCCAGTACCTGGTGTATCAGATGCTCAAAGGTCTTAAG TACATCCACTCAGCTGGGGTCATCCACAGG GACCTGAAGCCAGGCAACCTTGCTGTCAATGAGGATTGTGAGCTGAAG attttggattttgGGTTGGCACGGCAAGCAGATGCAGAGATGACCGGCTATGTGGTGACCCGCTGGTACCGGGCCCCTGAGGTGATCCTCAGCTGGATGCACTACAACCAGACTG TGGACATCTGGTCTGTGGGCTGTATCATGGCGGAGATGCTGACGGGGAAAACTCTGTTCAAGGGGAAAGATT ACCTGGACCAGCTGACGCAGATCCTGAAAGTGACGGGGGTGCCGGACGCTGAGTTTGTGCAGAAGTTGAATGACAAAGCG gccaAATCCTACATCCAGTCCCTGCCACAAACCCCCAAGAAGGATTTCTCTCAGCTCTTCCAGCATGCCAGCCCCCAGG CTGCAGACCTGCTGGAGAAGATGCTGGAGCTGGACATGGACAAGCGCCTGACCGCCTCTCAGGCCCTCACGCACCCCTTCTTTGAATCCTGCCGGGACcctgaggaggaaacagaggcccagcagCCATTTGATGATTTCTTAGAACAGGAGAAACTCACAGTGGATGAATGGAAGCGTAAGGGCTCGGGGCCTCGggctgcttcctctctctgcctgcaGCACCCCTCTCCTCTGCCTGCTTCGTTTTCCTGCCTGCCCTCAGCCGGTCCCAACCCCCTCCTGGAGACTATCACCTCTTTCTCTCTGAGCGAATATCGTCTCCTGTGTGCACTTCTTTCTCCCTGCGCTGAGCTGACTTTCTGCTCCACACTATGTCTGTTGGGAGAGGGGGGCTCTCTCTTGCCCTCAGCACCCCGTACCCCTTGA
- the MAPK13 gene encoding mitogen-activated protein kinase 13 isoform X7 — protein sequence MRTYLVMPFMQMDLQKIMGMEFGEDKIQYLVYQMLKGLKYIHSAGVIHRDLKPGNLAVNEDCELKILDFGLARQADAEMTGYVVTRWYRAPEVILSWMHYNQTVDIWSVGCIMAEMLTGKTLFKGKDYLDQLTQILKVTGVPDAEFVQKLNDKAAKSYIQSLPQTPKKDFSQLFQHASPQAADLLEKMLELDMDKRLTASQALTHPFFESCRDPEEETEAQQPFDDFLEQEKLTVDEWKRKGSGPRAASSLCLQHPSPLPASFSCLPSAGPNPLLETITSFSLSEYRLLCALLSPCAELTFCSTLCLLGEGGSLLPSAPRTP from the exons ATGAGAAC CTACCTGGTGATGCCCTTCATGCAAATGGACCTGCAGAAGATCATGGGAATGGAGTTCGGTGAGGACAAGATCCAGTACCTGGTGTATCAGATGCTCAAAGGTCTTAAG TACATCCACTCAGCTGGGGTCATCCACAGG GACCTGAAGCCAGGCAACCTTGCTGTCAATGAGGATTGTGAGCTGAAG attttggattttgGGTTGGCACGGCAAGCAGATGCAGAGATGACCGGCTATGTGGTGACCCGCTGGTACCGGGCCCCTGAGGTGATCCTCAGCTGGATGCACTACAACCAGACTG TGGACATCTGGTCTGTGGGCTGTATCATGGCGGAGATGCTGACGGGGAAAACTCTGTTCAAGGGGAAAGATT ACCTGGACCAGCTGACGCAGATCCTGAAAGTGACGGGGGTGCCGGACGCTGAGTTTGTGCAGAAGTTGAATGACAAAGCG gccaAATCCTACATCCAGTCCCTGCCACAAACCCCCAAGAAGGATTTCTCTCAGCTCTTCCAGCATGCCAGCCCCCAGG CTGCAGACCTGCTGGAGAAGATGCTGGAGCTGGACATGGACAAGCGCCTGACCGCCTCTCAGGCCCTCACGCACCCCTTCTTTGAATCCTGCCGGGACcctgaggaggaaacagaggcccagcagCCATTTGATGATTTCTTAGAACAGGAGAAACTCACAGTGGATGAATGGAAGCGTAAGGGCTCGGGGCCTCGggctgcttcctctctctgcctgcaGCACCCCTCTCCTCTGCCTGCTTCGTTTTCCTGCCTGCCCTCAGCCGGTCCCAACCCCCTCCTGGAGACTATCACCTCTTTCTCTCTGAGCGAATATCGTCTCCTGTGTGCACTTCTTTCTCCCTGCGCTGAGCTGACTTTCTGCTCCACACTATGTCTGTTGGGAGAGGGGGGCTCTCTCTTGCCCTCAGCACCCCGTACCCCTTGA